In the Gorilla gorilla gorilla isolate KB3781 chromosome 10, NHGRI_mGorGor1-v2.1_pri, whole genome shotgun sequence genome, one interval contains:
- the SLC2A14 gene encoding solute carrier family 2, facilitated glucose transporter member 14 isoform X2, protein MDNRQNVTPALIFAIAVATIGSFQFGYNTGVINAPETIIKEFINKTLTDKANAPPSEVLLTNLWSWSVAIFSIGGMIGSFSVGLFVNRFGRRNSMLIVNLLAATGGCLMGLCKIAESVEMLILGRLVIGLFCGLCTGFVPMYIGEISPTALRGAFGTLNQLGIVIGILVAQIFGLELILGSEELWPVLLGFTILPAILQSAALPCCPESPRFLLINRKKEENATRILQRLWGTQDVSQDIQEMKDESARMSQEKQVTVLELFRVSSYRQPIIISIVLQLSQQLSGINAVFYYSTGIFKDAGVQEPIYATISAGVVNTIFTVVSLFLVERAGRRTLHMIGLGGMAFCSMLMTVSLLLKNHYNGMSFVCIGAILVFVAFFEIGPGPIPWFIVAELFSQGPRPAAMAVAGCSNWTSNFLVGLLFPSAAYYLGAYVFIIFTGFLITFLAFTFFKVPETRGRTFEDITRAFEGQAHGADRSGKDGVMEMNSIEPAKETTTNV, encoded by the exons GTCACCCCAGCTCTGATCTTTGCCATCGCAGTTGCTACAATCGGCTCTTTCCAGTTTGGCTACAACACTGGGGTCATCAATGCTCCTGAGACG ATCATAAAGGAATTTATCAATAAAACTTTGACGGACAAGGCAAATGCCCCTCCCTCTGAGGTGCTGCTCACGAATCTCTGGTCCTGGTCTGTGGCCATATTCTCCATCGGGGGTATGATCGGCTCCTTTTCCGTCGGACTCTTTGTTAACCGCTTTGGCAG GCGCAATTCAATGCTGATTGTCAACCTGTTGGCTGCCACTGGTGGCTGCCTTATGGGACTGTGTAAAATAGCTGAGTCAGTTGAAATGCTGATCCTGGGCCGCTTGGTTATTGGCCTCTTCTGCGGACTCTGCACAGGTTTTGTGCCCATGTACATTGGAGAGATCTCGCCTACTGCCCTGCGGGGTGCCTTTGGCACTCTCAACCAGCTGGGCATAGTTATTGGAATTCTGGTGGCCCAG ATCTTTGGTCTGGAACTCATCCTTGGGTCTGAAGAGCTATGGCCGGTGCTATTAGGCTTTACCATCCTTCCTGCTATACTGCAAAGTGCAGCCCTTCCATGTTGCCCTGAAAGTCCCAGATTTTTGctcattaacagaaaaaaagaggagaatgCTACGCGGA TCCTCCAGCGGTTGTGGGGCACCCAGGATGTATCCCAAGACATCCAGGAGATGAAAGATGAGAGTGCAAGGATGTCACAAGAAAAGCAAGTCACCGTGCTGGAGCTCTTTAGAGTGTCCAGCTACCGACAGCCCATCATCATTTCCATTGTGCTCCAGCTCTCTCAGCAGCTCTCTGGGATCAATGCT GTGTTCTATTACTCAACAGGAATCTTCAAGGATGCAGGTGTTCAAGAGCCCATCTATGCCACCATCAGCGCGGGTGTGGTTAATACTATCTTCACTGTAGTTTCT CTATTTCTGGTGGAAAGGGCAGGAAGAAGGACTCTGCATATGATAGGCCTTGGAGGGATGGCTTTTTGTTCCATGCTCATGACTGTTTCTTTGTTATTAAAG AATCACTATAATGGGATGAGCTTTGTCTGTATTGGGGCTATCTTGGTCTTTGTGGCCTTTTTTGAAATTGGACCAGGCCCCATTCCCTGGTTTATTGTGGCCGAACTCTTCAGCCAGGGCCCCCGCCCAGCTGCGATGGCAGTGGCCGGCTGCTCCAACTGGACCTCCAACTTCCTAGTCGGATTGCTCTTCCCCTCCGCTGCT TACTATTTAGGAGCCTACGTTTTTATTATCTTCACCGGCTTCCTCATTACCTTCTTGGCTTTTACCTTCTTCAAAGTCCCTGAGACCCGTGGCAGGACTTTTGAGGATATCACACGGGCCTTTGAAGGGCAGGCACACGGTGCAGATAGATCTGGAAAGGACGGCGTCATGGAGATGAACAGCATCGAGCCTGCTAAGGAGACCACCACCAATGTCTAA
- the SLC2A14 gene encoding solute carrier family 2, facilitated glucose transporter member 14 isoform X3 — MEFHNGGHVSGIGGFLVLLTSRMKPQTLAVTPALIFAIAVATIGSFQFGYNTGVINAPETIIKEFINKTLTDKANAPPSEVLLTNLWSWSVAIFSIGGMIGSFSVGLFVNRFGRRNSMLIVNLLAATGGCLMGLCKIAESVEMLILGRLVIGLFCGLCTGFVPMYIGEISPTALRGAFGTLNQLGIVIGILVAQIFGLELILGSEELWPVLLGFTILPAILQSAALPCCPESPRFLLINRKKEENATRILQRLWGTQDVSQDIQEMKDESARMSQEKQVTVLELFRVSSYRQPIIISIVLQLSQQLSGINAVFYYSTGIFKDAGVQEPIYATISAGVVNTIFTVVSLFLVERAGRRTLHMIGLGGMAFCSMLMTVSLLLKNHYNGMSFVCIGAILVFVAFFEIGPGPIPWFIVAELFSQGPRPAAMAVAGCSNWTSNFLVGLLFPSAAYYLGAYVFIIFTGFLITFLAFTFFKVPETRGRTFEDITRAFEGQAHGADRSGKDGVMEMNSIEPAKETTTNV, encoded by the exons GTCACCCCAGCTCTGATCTTTGCCATCGCAGTTGCTACAATCGGCTCTTTCCAGTTTGGCTACAACACTGGGGTCATCAATGCTCCTGAGACG ATCATAAAGGAATTTATCAATAAAACTTTGACGGACAAGGCAAATGCCCCTCCCTCTGAGGTGCTGCTCACGAATCTCTGGTCCTGGTCTGTGGCCATATTCTCCATCGGGGGTATGATCGGCTCCTTTTCCGTCGGACTCTTTGTTAACCGCTTTGGCAG GCGCAATTCAATGCTGATTGTCAACCTGTTGGCTGCCACTGGTGGCTGCCTTATGGGACTGTGTAAAATAGCTGAGTCAGTTGAAATGCTGATCCTGGGCCGCTTGGTTATTGGCCTCTTCTGCGGACTCTGCACAGGTTTTGTGCCCATGTACATTGGAGAGATCTCGCCTACTGCCCTGCGGGGTGCCTTTGGCACTCTCAACCAGCTGGGCATAGTTATTGGAATTCTGGTGGCCCAG ATCTTTGGTCTGGAACTCATCCTTGGGTCTGAAGAGCTATGGCCGGTGCTATTAGGCTTTACCATCCTTCCTGCTATACTGCAAAGTGCAGCCCTTCCATGTTGCCCTGAAAGTCCCAGATTTTTGctcattaacagaaaaaaagaggagaatgCTACGCGGA TCCTCCAGCGGTTGTGGGGCACCCAGGATGTATCCCAAGACATCCAGGAGATGAAAGATGAGAGTGCAAGGATGTCACAAGAAAAGCAAGTCACCGTGCTGGAGCTCTTTAGAGTGTCCAGCTACCGACAGCCCATCATCATTTCCATTGTGCTCCAGCTCTCTCAGCAGCTCTCTGGGATCAATGCT GTGTTCTATTACTCAACAGGAATCTTCAAGGATGCAGGTGTTCAAGAGCCCATCTATGCCACCATCAGCGCGGGTGTGGTTAATACTATCTTCACTGTAGTTTCT CTATTTCTGGTGGAAAGGGCAGGAAGAAGGACTCTGCATATGATAGGCCTTGGAGGGATGGCTTTTTGTTCCATGCTCATGACTGTTTCTTTGTTATTAAAG AATCACTATAATGGGATGAGCTTTGTCTGTATTGGGGCTATCTTGGTCTTTGTGGCCTTTTTTGAAATTGGACCAGGCCCCATTCCCTGGTTTATTGTGGCCGAACTCTTCAGCCAGGGCCCCCGCCCAGCTGCGATGGCAGTGGCCGGCTGCTCCAACTGGACCTCCAACTTCCTAGTCGGATTGCTCTTCCCCTCCGCTGCT TACTATTTAGGAGCCTACGTTTTTATTATCTTCACCGGCTTCCTCATTACCTTCTTGGCTTTTACCTTCTTCAAAGTCCCTGAGACCCGTGGCAGGACTTTTGAGGATATCACACGGGCCTTTGAAGGGCAGGCACACGGTGCAGATAGATCTGGAAAGGACGGCGTCATGGAGATGAACAGCATCGAGCCTGCTAAGGAGACCACCACCAATGTCTAA
- the SLC2A14 gene encoding solute carrier family 2, facilitated glucose transporter member 14 isoform X1 has protein sequence MDNRQNGGSFLCTSEDDRQENKVENNKEVKVTPALIFAIAVATIGSFQFGYNTGVINAPETIIKEFINKTLTDKANAPPSEVLLTNLWSWSVAIFSIGGMIGSFSVGLFVNRFGRRNSMLIVNLLAATGGCLMGLCKIAESVEMLILGRLVIGLFCGLCTGFVPMYIGEISPTALRGAFGTLNQLGIVIGILVAQIFGLELILGSEELWPVLLGFTILPAILQSAALPCCPESPRFLLINRKKEENATRILQRLWGTQDVSQDIQEMKDESARMSQEKQVTVLELFRVSSYRQPIIISIVLQLSQQLSGINAVFYYSTGIFKDAGVQEPIYATISAGVVNTIFTVVSLFLVERAGRRTLHMIGLGGMAFCSMLMTVSLLLKNHYNGMSFVCIGAILVFVAFFEIGPGPIPWFIVAELFSQGPRPAAMAVAGCSNWTSNFLVGLLFPSAAYYLGAYVFIIFTGFLITFLAFTFFKVPETRGRTFEDITRAFEGQAHGADRSGKDGVMEMNSIEPAKETTTNV, from the exons GTCACCCCAGCTCTGATCTTTGCCATCGCAGTTGCTACAATCGGCTCTTTCCAGTTTGGCTACAACACTGGGGTCATCAATGCTCCTGAGACG ATCATAAAGGAATTTATCAATAAAACTTTGACGGACAAGGCAAATGCCCCTCCCTCTGAGGTGCTGCTCACGAATCTCTGGTCCTGGTCTGTGGCCATATTCTCCATCGGGGGTATGATCGGCTCCTTTTCCGTCGGACTCTTTGTTAACCGCTTTGGCAG GCGCAATTCAATGCTGATTGTCAACCTGTTGGCTGCCACTGGTGGCTGCCTTATGGGACTGTGTAAAATAGCTGAGTCAGTTGAAATGCTGATCCTGGGCCGCTTGGTTATTGGCCTCTTCTGCGGACTCTGCACAGGTTTTGTGCCCATGTACATTGGAGAGATCTCGCCTACTGCCCTGCGGGGTGCCTTTGGCACTCTCAACCAGCTGGGCATAGTTATTGGAATTCTGGTGGCCCAG ATCTTTGGTCTGGAACTCATCCTTGGGTCTGAAGAGCTATGGCCGGTGCTATTAGGCTTTACCATCCTTCCTGCTATACTGCAAAGTGCAGCCCTTCCATGTTGCCCTGAAAGTCCCAGATTTTTGctcattaacagaaaaaaagaggagaatgCTACGCGGA TCCTCCAGCGGTTGTGGGGCACCCAGGATGTATCCCAAGACATCCAGGAGATGAAAGATGAGAGTGCAAGGATGTCACAAGAAAAGCAAGTCACCGTGCTGGAGCTCTTTAGAGTGTCCAGCTACCGACAGCCCATCATCATTTCCATTGTGCTCCAGCTCTCTCAGCAGCTCTCTGGGATCAATGCT GTGTTCTATTACTCAACAGGAATCTTCAAGGATGCAGGTGTTCAAGAGCCCATCTATGCCACCATCAGCGCGGGTGTGGTTAATACTATCTTCACTGTAGTTTCT CTATTTCTGGTGGAAAGGGCAGGAAGAAGGACTCTGCATATGATAGGCCTTGGAGGGATGGCTTTTTGTTCCATGCTCATGACTGTTTCTTTGTTATTAAAG AATCACTATAATGGGATGAGCTTTGTCTGTATTGGGGCTATCTTGGTCTTTGTGGCCTTTTTTGAAATTGGACCAGGCCCCATTCCCTGGTTTATTGTGGCCGAACTCTTCAGCCAGGGCCCCCGCCCAGCTGCGATGGCAGTGGCCGGCTGCTCCAACTGGACCTCCAACTTCCTAGTCGGATTGCTCTTCCCCTCCGCTGCT TACTATTTAGGAGCCTACGTTTTTATTATCTTCACCGGCTTCCTCATTACCTTCTTGGCTTTTACCTTCTTCAAAGTCCCTGAGACCCGTGGCAGGACTTTTGAGGATATCACACGGGCCTTTGAAGGGCAGGCACACGGTGCAGATAGATCTGGAAAGGACGGCGTCATGGAGATGAACAGCATCGAGCCTGCTAAGGAGACCACCACCAATGTCTAA